GCACCATCACCGAGATCTACGACTACCTGCGCCTGCTCTACGCGCGGGTCGGCACGCCTCGCTGCCCGGACCATGACGCACCGCTGGAAGCACAGACCGTCAGTCAGATGGTCGACCAAGTGCTGGCACTGCCCGAAGGGCGCAAGCTGATGCTGCTGGCGCCGGTCATCCGCGAGCGCAAGGGCGAGCACCTGGCGGTGTTCGACGAATTGCGCGCCCAGGGCTTCGTCCGTGCACGGGTCAACGGCAAGCTGTACGAACTGGACGAACTGCCCAAGCTGGACAAGCAGAAGAAGCACTCTATCGACGTGGTGGTGGATCGCTTCAAGGTTCGTGGTGACCTGCAGCAGCGCCTGGCCGAATCCTTCGAAACGGCGCTGAAACTGGCCGATGGCATCGCCCTGGTCGCCTCCATGGAAGAGGACGACGACAGCGAGGAGATAATCTTCTCCGCGCGCTTCGCCTGCCCGATCTGTGGCCACTCGATCAGCGAGCTTGAGCCCAAGCTGTTCTCCTTCAACAACCCGGCCGGTGCCTGCCCGACCTGTGACGGCCTGGGCGTGAAGCAGTTCTTCGACGCCAAGCGCCTGGTCAATGGCGAGCTGACCCTGGCCGAGGGCGCCATACGCGGCTGGGATCGGCGCAACGTCTATTACTTCCAGATGCTCGGCTCACTGGCCTCACATTATGGCTTCAGTCTCGACGAGCCCTTCGACTCACTGGCCGCCGATCATCAGAAGTCCATCCTGCGCGGCAGCGGCCGTGAGAATGTCGAGTTCCGCTACCTCAACGATCGCGGCGATATCGTCAAGCGCTCGCATCCCTTCGAAGGCATCATTCCCAATCTGGAACGCCGCTACCGCGAAACCGAATCCAATTCGGTGCGCGAAGAGCTGGCCAAGTACCTCAGCACCCAGCCCTGCCCGGACTGTCGTGGTACGCGCCTGCGTCGCGAAGCCCGCCACGTCTGGGTTGGCGACAAGACCTTGCCTGCGGTCACGGCCATGCCCATCGGCGACGCCACCGACTATTTCGGCGACCTGTCGCTCAGCGGACGACGCGGCGAGATCGCCGACAAGATCCTCAAAGAGATCCGCGAGCGCTTGCAGTTCCTGGTCAATGTCGGCCTGGATTATCTGACCCTGGACCGCAGCGCCGACACCCTGTCCGGCGGCGAAGCCCAGCGTATTCGCCTGGCCAGTCAGATCGGCGCCGGCCTGGTCGGGGTGATGTACATCCTCGATGAACCCTCGATCGGCCTGCACCAGCGCGACAACGAACGCTTGCTCGGCACCCTTCGCCACCTGCGCGACATCGGCAACACGGTGATCGTGGTCGAGCATGACGAGGACGCCATCCGCCTCGCCGACTACGTAGTCGATATCGGCCCCGGCGCCGGTGTGCATGGCGGCCGCATCGTCGCCGAAGGCACGCCGGACGAGGTGATGGCGCACCCGGACTCGCTGACCGGCAAGTACCTCTCCGGCCGAGTGAAGATCAACTATCCGCCGCAGCGCACCCGCCGCGATCCGAAAAAGCTGCTCAAGCTCAAGGGCGCACGGGGCAACAACCTGCGCAACGTCGACCTGGAGATTCCGGTTGGCCTGCTCACCTGCATCACCGGCGTATCGGGCTCGGGCAAATCGACGCTGATCAACAACACGCTGTTCCCGATCACCGCCACCGCGCTCAATGGAGCGACCACGCTGGAAGTGGCCGCGCACGACAGCTTCGATGGGCTGCAGCACCTGGACAAGGTGGTAGACATCGATCAGAGCCCGATCGGCCGCACCCCACGCTCCAACCCGGCGACCTACACCGGGCTGTTCACGCCGATTCGCGAGCTCTTCGCCGGCGTGCCGGAAGCACGCTCGCGCGGCTATGGTCCGGGCCGCTTCTCCTTCAACGTCAAGGGTGGCCGCTGCGAAGCCTGCCAGGGCGACGGCGTGATCAAGGTGGAGATGCACTTCCTGCCGGACATCTACGTGCCCTGCGACGTGTGCAAGGGCAAGCGCTACAACCGCGAAACTCTGGAAGTGAAGTACAAGGGCAAGAGCATCACCGAGGTCCTCGACATGACCATTGAGGAGGCGCGGGAGTTCTTCGACCCGGTGCCGGCGGTCGCGCGCAAGCTGCAGACGCTGATGGATGTCGGCCTGTCCTACATCAAGCTGGGGCAGAGTGCGACAACCCTGTCCGGCGGTGAGGCGCAGCGGGTCAAGCTGTCGCGCGAACTGTCCAAGCGTGACACCGGCAAGACCCTCTACATCCTCGACGAGCCGACCACCGGCCTGCACTTCGCCGATATCCAGCAGTTACTCGATGTACTGCACCGCCTGCGCGATCACGGCAACACGGTCGTGGTCATCGAGCACAATCTGGATGTGATCAAGACAGCCGACTGGCTGGTGGACCTTGGTCCGGAAGGCGGCTCCAAAGGTGGCCAGATCATCGCCTGCGGCACCCCGGAAGAGGTTGCAAACATGGCGCAATCGCATACCGGTCACTTCCTCAAACCGCTGCTGGAACGAGACGCCCAGCCCAAGGGCTGAGCGTGCTGAAAAACGAAAGCCCGCAGCATGCTGCGGGCTTTTTTCTGGCGATGCTGGATCAGGCCAGGGCTTCTTCCAGCGGAATGTCCAGGGCCTTGGCGATGCCGCCGCCATAGGCCGGATCGGCCAGGTAGCAGTGCTTGATGTGGCGCAGCTTGATGTGGCGCTCCACACCCGTCATGGCCCTGGCAGTGTTCTCGAACAGACGCTGCTGTTCGTCGGTCTGCATCAGGCGGAACAGGTTGCCCGGCTGGGTGAAGTAGTCGGCGTCGTCGGCACGAAAATCGTAACGATCCGCCGCGCCATCCAGCGCCAGCGGCGGCTCGCTGAAGTCCGGCTGCTCACGCCACTCGCCATAGGTGTTCGGCTCGTAGTGCAGGCGACCGCCCTGGTTGCCATCCACGCGCATGGCGCCATCGCGGTGGTAGCTGTGCACCGGGCAGCGCGGCGCGTTCACCGGGATCTGGTGGTGGTTCACGCCCAGGCGGTAGCGCTGCGCATCGCCGTAGGAGAACAGCCGCCCCTGCAGCATGCGGTCCGGCGAGAAGCTGATACCGGGCACCACGTTGGCGGGGGTGAACGCCGCCTGCTCGACATCCTGGAAGTAGTTGTCCGGATTGCGGTTCAGCTCGTAGTAGCCGACCTCGATCAGCGGGTAGTCGGCGTGCGGCCAGACCTTGGTCAGGTCGAACGGATGGTACGGCACCTTGGCCGCGTCGGCTTCCGGCATCACCTGCACGTACATCGTCCAGCGCGGATATTCGCCTCGCTCGATCGCCTCGAACAGATCGCGCTGCGAGCTTTCACGGTCGCTGGCGACGATCGCTGCGGCCTCGGCATCGGTCAGGTTCTTGATGCCCTGCTGGGTGCGGAAGTGGAACTTGACCCAGTAGCGCTCGTTGCTCGGACTGATGAAGCTGTAGGTGTGCGAGCCAAAGCCGTGCATATGCCGATAGGACGCCGGAATACCGCGATCGCCCATGACGTAGGTGATCTGGTGCAGCGCCTCGGGCAGGCCGGTCCAGAAGTCCCAGTTGTTGTTGGCACTGCGCATGTTGGTGCGCGGGTCGCGCTTTACCGCGTGGTTGAGGTCGGGGAACTTCAGCGGGTCGCGGAAGAAGAACACCGGCGTGTTGTTGCCGACCATGTCCCAGTTGCCTTCCTCGGTGTAGAACTTCAGGGCGTAACCGCGGATGTCACGCTCGGCATCAGCGGCGCCACGCTCTCCGGCCACGGTGGAGAAACGGGCGAACAGCGGGGTGCGCTTGCCGATCTCGGAGAACAGCTTGGCCTTGGTGTAGCGGGTGATGTCGCGGGTCACGACGAACTCACCGAAGGCACCGGAGCCCTTGGCATGCATGCGCCGCTCCGGAATGACCTCCCGGTCGAAATGCGCCAGCTTCTCCAGGAACCACACATCCTGCAGCAGCATCGGCCCGCGGCGACCCGCGGTCATCGAATTCTGGTTTTCGGATACCGGCGCACCGGCAACGGTAGTGAGCTTGGGCTTGTCAGTCATGGCTGCATCTCCTTGGCCATTCAACATTTCCAGGGACGGTAGTGGTCACCTGCTGGTTGAATGCCATCATAGGAATCAAGCGCAACGCCGACTAATGATGAAGGTCAACGCTTTCGATAGAGCAAATCTTTCAGGCATAAAAAAACCGAGCCCTGGGGCTCGGTTTTCTTCGACAGCGCCAAACTTACTCGGCTGCTTCCACCTCACCGGTGACCGGACGGTCAACCAGCTCGACGTAAGCCATAGGAGCGTTGTCGCCAGCACGGAAGCCGCACTTGAGGATACGCAGGTAACCGCCCTGACGGGTGGCATAACGCTTACCCAGATCATTGAACAGCTTGCCTACGGCAGCTTTCGAACGAGTACGGTCGAAAGCCAGGCGACGGTTGGCGACGCTGTCTTCCTTGGCCAGAGTGATCAGCGGCTCGGCAACGCGACGCAGTTCCTTGGCCTTGGGCAGGGTGGTCTTGATCAGTTCGTGCTCGAACAGCGACACCGCCATGTTCTGGAACATGGCCTTGCGGTGGGCGCTGGTGCGGCTCAGATGACGGCCACTTTTACGATGACGCATGATTGAAATTCCTTACCAAACGTTCAGTTCGGTTACTGGGGGCGATCAGGCAGTGGCCTTATCGTCCTTCTTGAGACTTGCCGGCGGCCAGTTATCCAGGCGCATACCGAGGGACAAACCACGCGAAGCCAGAACGTCCTTGATCTCAGTCAGGGACTTCTTGCCCAGATTCGGCGTTTTCAACAGCTCTACTTCGGTGCGCTGGATCAGATCACCAATGTAGTAGATGTTTTCCGCCTTCAGGCAGTTGGCCGAACGTACGGTCAGCTCCAGGTCATCAACCGGACGCAACAGGATCGGATCGATCTCGTCTTCCTGCTCGACAACCACCGGCTCGCTGTCGCCCTTGAGGTCGACGAACGCAGCCAGCTGCTGCTGCAGGATGGTCGCTGCACGACGGATCGCTTCTTCGGGATCCAGAGTGCCGTTGGTTTCCAGGTCGATGACCAGTTTGTCCAGGTTGGTGCGCTGCTCGACACGAGCATTCTCGACAACATAAGCCACGCGACGAACCGGGCTGAAAGTCGCGTCGAGCTGCAGACGGCCGATGCTACGGCTTTCGTCTTCATCGCTCTGACGCGCATCAGCAGGCTCGTAACCACGGCCGCGAGCGACCTTGAGCTTCATGTTGAGCGAGCCGTTGGCCGCCAGATTGGCGATCAAATGATCACCATTGACGATTTCAACATCGTGATCCAGCTGGATATCGGCAGCGGTAACAGCGCCCGCGCCCTTCTTCACCAGGCTCAAGGTCACTTCATCACGGCCGTGCAGCTTGATGGCGATACCTTTGAGGTTGAGCAGGATTTCGATGACATCTTCCTGCACGCCCTCGATGGCGCTGTACTCGTGGAGCACACCGTCGATCTCAGCCTCGACCACAGCGCAGCCGGGCATGGAGGACAACAGAATACGACGCAGCGCGTTGCCCAGGGTGTGGCCAAAACCACGCTCGAGGGGCTCGAGAGTGATCTTGGCACGGGTCGGACTGACCACCTGCACATCGATATGGCGGGGGGTCAGGAACTCATTTACCGAACTCTGCATGGATACACCTATTTTCTAGCCCTTACTTGGAGTAGAGCTCGACAATCAGGTTTTCGTTGATGTCGGCGGACAGATCGCTGCGAGCCGGAACATTCTTGAAAACACCGGATTTCTTGTCGGCATCTACTTCGACCCATTCAACGCGACCGCGCTGAGCGCACAGTTCGAGGGCCTGGGCGATACGCAGCTGATTACGGCACTTCTCGCGAACAGCAACGACGTCACCGGCCTTGACCTGGTACGAAGGAATGTTCACGGTCTGACCATTCACGCTGATCGACTTGTGCGAGACCAGCTGACGCGACTCGGCACGCGTGGAGCCGAAGCCCATGCGGTACACGACGTTGTCCAGACGGCACTCGAGCAGCTGCAGCAGGTTCTCACCGGTAGCGCCCTTACGGCTGGCAGCTTCCTTGTAGTAACCGCTGAACTGGCGCTCCAGCACACCGTAAATACGGCGAACCTTCTGCTTTTCACGCAGCTGGGTACCGTAGTCAGACAGGCGACCGCGACGCTGGCCATGAACACCCGGCGGAGTTTCGATATTGCACTTGGATTCGAGCGCGCGCGCACCACTCTTCAGAAAGAGATCGGTGCCTTCACGACGAGACAGTTTGCACTTGGGACCAATATAACGAGCCATTCTTCACTGTCTCCTGATTACACGCGGCGCTTCTTCGGCGGACGGCACCCGTTATGCGGGATCGGCGTCACGTCGGTGATGCTGGCGATTTTATAACCACATGCGTTCAAAGCACGCACGGCGGACTCACGACCCGGGCCTGGGCCCTTGACGTTTACGTCGAGGTTCTTCAGGCCGTACTCCAGCGCAGCCTGACCAGCGCGCTCTGCAGCGATCTGGGCAGCGAACGGAGTGCTCTTACGCGAGCCGCGGAAACCGGAACCACCCGAAGTGGCCCAGGACAACGCATTGCCCTGACGATCGGTGATGGTCACGATGGTGTTGTTGAAAGACGCGTGGATATGGGCGATGCCATCAACCACTGTCTTTTTGACTTTTTTACGAGGACGAGCAGCAGGTTTTGCCATGACTAAATTCCTGTCGATTCGCTAACGCGATTACTTGCGGATCGGCTTGCGCGGGCCCTTACGGGTACGTGCGTTGGTCTTGGTACGCTGACCGCGAACCGGCAGACCACGACGATGACGCAGGCCGCGATAGCAACCCAGGTCCATCAAGCGCTTGATTTTCATGTTGACTTCGCGACGCAGGTCGCCCTCAACGATGAACTTGCCGACTTCGCCACGCAGCAGTTCGACCTGCTCGTCGGAAAGATCCTTGATCTTTGCTGCCGGATTCACACCGGTAGCGGCACAGATTTCCTGTGCACGGGTGCGACCAACACCGTAGATGTAGGTCAGCGAGATAACAGTGTGCTTGTTATCCGGAATGTTGACGCCTGCAATACGGGCCATTCAGTGAAACTCCAATTGACAGCTACCTACGCCCCGGAAGCCAAGAAAAGGGCGCGAGATATTAACGCTGTAATAACAAATATTCAACCCGGCAGCGCACTAGCTGCCGGGTTATAACGCCTTACACAATCAGCCTTGGCGCTGCTTGTGACGCGGTTCTGCGCTGCAGATCACGCGCACGACACCGTCGCGACGGATGATCTTGCAGTTACGGCACAGCTTTTTAACCGATGCACGAACTTTCATCACCAACTCCTAGAACCTTACGAACCACCTCAGCGGAGCATTCCGCTGCCGTAGCCCTTCAGGTTGGCTTTCTTCATCAGGGAATCGTACTGGTGCGACATGAGGTGTGACTGCACTTGAGACATGAAGTCCATTACAACCACGACCACGATCAGCAACGAGGTCCCACCAAGGTAGAACGGCACGTTGGCTGCAACCACAAGAAACTGTGGCAGCAGGCAGACAGCCGTCATGTACAGGGCGCCGAACATGGTCAAGCGAGTCAGCACGCCATCAATGTAGCGAGCCGATTGCTCACCAGGACGAATCCCGGGAATAAACGCGCCAGACTTCTTCAGGTTCTCTGCTACGTCCTTCGGATTGAACATCAATGCCGTATAGAAGAAGCAGAAGAAGATGATCCCAGCACTGAACAGCAGAATGTTCAACGGCTGCCCGGGCGCGATCGCCTGCGAAATGTCAGCCAACCAGCCCATGCTCTCTGACTGACCGAACCACTGCCCCAACGAAGCCGGGAACAAGAGGATGCTGCTGGCGAAGATAGCCGGGATGACCCCGGCCATATTCACCTTCAACGGCAGGTGGCTGGTCTGCGCAGCAAAGACCTTACGACCTTGCTGACGCTTCGCGTAGTGAACCGCGATGCGGCGCTGACCACGCTCGATAAACACCACGAAGCCGATAATCGCAACAGCGAGCAGGCCGACAGCCAGCAGCGCGATGATATTGATATCGCCCTGACGAGCAGACTCGAACGACTGACCGAGCGCACCCGGCAAGCCGGCGACGATACCCGCGAAGATCAGCATCGAGATACCGTTGCCGACACCGCGCTCGGTGATCTGCTCGCCCAGCCACATCATGAACATCGCGCCAGACACGAAAGTGGTGATGGCCACGAAGTAGAAGCCGAAATCGTTGCTGAACGCGACACCTTGGCCCGCCAACCCGACCGACATACCGATCGCCTGAACGATGGCCAGCACCAGCGTACCGTAACGCGTGTACTGACTGATCTTGCGACGACCGGCCTCACCTTCTTTCTTCAACTGCTCCAGCTGTGGGCTGACAGCGGTCATGAGCTGCATGATGATCGACGCCGAAATGTACGGCATGATCCCCAAGGCAAAGATGCTCATACGCTCCAGCGCACCGCCGGAAAACATGTTGAACAAGCTAAGGATGGTCCCCTCGTTCTGACGGAACAGCTCGGCCAGCCGATCGGGATTTATCCCTGGTACAGGGATGTGTGCGCCAATCCGATAGACGATGATCGCCATGAACAGAAAGCGCAGACGAGCCCAGAGCTCGGACAGACCACCATTACTCAGCGCGGAGAGAGCACCTTGCTTAGCCATTTATTCCTCGAACTTGCCGCCAGCTGCTTCGATAGCCGCACGCGCACCTTTGGTGGCTGCGATACCCTTGAGAGTAACCGCACGACCAACCTCGCCCGACAGCATGATTTTCACGCGCTGTACGTTCTGATTGATCACGTTGGCGTCTTTCAGGCTTTGCACGGTAACGACATCGCCTTCAACCTTGGCCAGCTCAGAGGTACGAACCTCAGCACGATCCATGGCTTTCAGCGAAACGAAACCGAACTTCGGCAGACGACGATGCAGAGGCTGCTGACCGCCCTCGAAACCGGGAGCGATCTTGCCGCCGGAACGGGAAGTCTGACCCTTGTGACCACGGCCACCGGTCTTGCCCAGGCCGCTACCGATACCACGACCGGGACGCAGCTTTTCGCGACGGGCACCCGGCGCAGAACGCAGATCGTTCAGTTGCATGGCTTAGCCCTCCACACGGAGCATGTAATAAGCCTTGTTGATCATGCCGCGATTCTCAGGAGTGTCCTGAACCTCGACGGTGTGACCAATGCGACGCAGGCCAAGACCCTTGACGCACAGCTTGTGATTGGGGATACGACCGCTGACACTCTTGATCAGCGTGACCTTGACGGTATTGGCCATGATCAGGAAATCTCCTCGACGCTCTTGCCGCGCTTGGCAGCAATCGACTCAGGCGACTGCATCGCCTTCAGACCCTTGAAGGTGGCGTGAACCACGTTGACCGGGTTGGTAGAGCCGTAGCACTTGGCTAGGACGTTCTGAACACCAGCAACTTCCAGGATGGCGCGCATGGCACCACCGGCAATCACACCGGTACCCTCGGAGGCAGGCTGCATGTAGACCTTGGACGCGCCATGCGCGGCCTTGGTGGCGTACTGCAGAGTCGTGCCGTTCAGGTCAACCTGGATCATGTTGCGGCGAGCCGCCTCCATGGCCTTCTGAATAGCAGCCGGCACTTCACGGGACTTGCCACGACCGAAGCCGACACGACCCTTGCCGTCACCGACCACAGTCAGCGCGGTGAAGGTGAAGATACGACCACCTTTTACAGTTTTTGCGACGCGGTTAACTTGAACCAGCTTCTCGATGTAGCCTTCGTCGCGCTTTTGCTCGTTATTTGCCATAACTTAGAACTCCAGCCCGCCTTCACGAGCAGCTTCAGCCAGTGCCTTCACACGACCGTGGTACTTGAAGCCAGAACGGTCGAACGCCACCTGAGTGACACCTGCGGCTTTCGCGCGCTCAGCGACCAGCTGACCGACTTTCTTGGCAGCGTCAACGTTGCCGGTGGCGGCGTCACGCAGTTCTTTGTCCAGAGTCGAGGCGCTGGCCAGGACCTTGCCGCCGTCGGCCGAAAGGACCTGGGCGTAGATGTGCTGGGAAGAGCGGTACACGCAGAGGCGTACGGTTTCCAGCTCGCGCATCTTCAGGCGTGCCTTGCGAGCGCGACGCAGACGAGTTTCTTTCTTTACGCTCATTTGCTATGCCCTACTTCTTCTTAGCTTCTTTGCGACGGACTACTTCATCCGAGTACCGCACACCTTTGCCCTTGTAAGGCTCAGGGCGACGGAAGTCACGGATTTCAGCAGCCACCTGACCGACCAGTTGCTTGTCGACACCCTTGATCAGGATATCGGTCTGGCTGGGGGTCTCAGCGGTAACGCCTTGCGGCAGTTCGTAATCCACCGGATGCGAGAAACCGAGAGCCAGGGACAGCACTTGACCTTTGGCTTGCGCCTTGTAACCAACACCAACCAGCTGGAGCTTGCGCTCGAAGCCCTGGCTGACACCGATCACCATGTTATTGACCAGGGCGCGGGTAGTACCGGCCATGGCGCGAGTCTGCTGGTCGCCATTACGGCCAGCAAACCGCAGCTCACCAGACTCCTGGATGATTTCCACGGAGGGATGAACATTCAGTTCGAGAGCGCCTTTGGCACCCTTCACCGAAAGCTGTTGACCGGACATCTTGATTTCGACGCCAGCGGGCAGCTTGACGGGGTTCTTAGCAACGCGAGACATGCTTATCCCCCCTTAGAACACAGTGCAAAGCACTTCGCCGCCAACACCAGCAGCCCGAGCAGCCCGATCAGTCATCACACCCTTGTTGGTGGAGACGATCGACACACCCAAGCCGCCACGTACTTTCGGCAACTGGTCAACGGATTTGTACTGGCGCAGGCCAGGACGACTTACGCGCTTGAGCTCCTCGATGACCGGACGGCCTTCGAAATACTTCAGCTCGATGGACAGTTGCGGCTTGGCGTCGCCACTGACCTGGTATCCCGCGATATAGCCTTCACCTTGAAGAACGTTGGCAACAGCCACCTTCAGAGTGGAAGACGGCATGCTTACGACGGACTTTTCGGCCATCTGGGCATTACGGATACGAGTTAGCATGTCCGCTAACGGGTCCTGCATACTCATGGGCTCTTAGCTCCTAATACAAAAAAATAAGCCTTGGACGGCTCGTGTCGCCAACGGGCAAACCCTGCAAAAATGCAAGGCTCAGGCGAGCCGGGCATTCTAGAGAGTTGCCAGAAACGAATCAAGCCCCATAAGGGGCTTGATCGAAAAACAAACAGGACCCGAAGGTCCTGGATGCTTTTATTACCAGCTGGCTTTAACCAGGCCCGGCACATCACCGCGCATTGCGGCCTGACGCAGCATGCTGCGCGCCAGACCGAACTTGCGGTAAACGCCGTGCGGACGACCAGTCAGGCGGCAACGGTTACGCAGGCGCGAAGCGCTTGCATCACGAGGCTGCTTCTGCAGTGCGACCTGAGCTTCCCAGCGCGCTTCCGGAGAGGACTCCGGGCTGGCGATGATTGCTTTCAGTGCAGCACGCTTCTGGGCGAACTTGGCGACCGTTTGCTGACGCTTCAGCTCACGGTTCTTCATGCTTTGCTTAGCCATGTGCCTACTCCAATCAGTTACGGAACGGGAAGTTGAAAGCACGCAACAGAGCGCGACCTTCCTCATCCGTCCGAGCAGTAGTGGTCAGAGTGATGTCCAGACCACGCAGGGCATCGATCTTGTCGTAATCGATTTCCGGGAAGATGATCTGCTCTTTCACGCCCATGCTGTAGTTGCCGCGACCATCGAAGGACTTGGCATTCAGGCCGCGGAAGTCACGCACGCGCGGCAGGGAGATCGAAAGCAGGCGATCCAGGAATTCGTACATACGATCGCTGCGCAGCGTGACCTTGACGCCGATCGGCCAGCCTTCGCGGACTTTGAAGCCTGCGATGGACTTGCGAGCGTGGGTCACTACAACCTTCTGGCCAGTGATCTTTTCCAGGTCGGCAACAGCGTTATCGATGATCTTCTTGTCACCGATCGCTTCGCCGATACCCATATTGAGGGTGATCTTGGTGATGCGCGGAACTTCCATCACGTTGCCAAGCTTCAGTTCTTCCTTCAGCTTGGGCGCAATTTCCTTCCGATAAACTTCTTTTAGTCGTGCCATGGTTATCTACCTAGCAGTCTCAAGCGTCAACCGGCTTCTGGGTCGACTTGAAGACACGAATTTTCTTGCCTTCTTCAACCTTGAAGCCAACGCGGTCTGCCTTGTTGGTCTCACCGTTGAAAATGGCGACGTTAGAGACGTGCAAAGGCGCCTCCTTCTCGACGATACCGCCCTGAACGCCGGACATCGGGTTCGGCTTGGTATGGCGCTTGACGAGGTTGATCCCGCCAACGACCAGACGGTCGTCCGCGAGCACCTTCAGCACCTTACCGCGCTTGCCCTTGTCTTTGCCGGCGATGACGATGATCTCGTCGTTGCGACGAATCTTTTGCATGCGGCTACTCCTTACAGCACTTCAGGGGCGAGCGAGACGATCTTCATGAACTTCTCGGTACGAAGTTCACGCGTCACCGGCCCAAAGATACGGGTGCCGATAGGCTCCTGCTTGTTGTTCAGCAGAACAGCAGCATTGCCATCGAAGCGAATGATGGAGCCATCAGGACGACGAACGCCGTGACGAGTGCGAACCACAACAGCGGTCATCACCTGGCCTTTCTTGACCTTGCCACGAGGAATCGCTTCCTTGACGGTTACCTTGATAATGTCGCCGATGCCGGCGTAACGGCGGTGAGAACCGCCGAGCACCTTGATACACATGACGCGACGAGCGCCACTGTTATCCGCCACATCGAGCATGGATTGAGTCTGAATCATATAATTTCTCCGACCCCTAGCCCTTAGACTTCGACGGCGCGTTCAACGACGTCAACCAGCATCCAGGACTTGGTCTTTGCCAGCGGACGAGTCTCGCGGATGGTGACCTTGTCGCCGATACGGCACTGGTTGGTTTCGTCGTGGGCGTGCAGTTTGGTCGAACGCTTCACGTATTTACCGTAGATCGGGTGCTTGACGCGACGCTCGATCAGAACGGTGATGGTCTTGTCCATCTTGTCGCTGACGACGCGGCCGGTCAGCGTGCGGACGGTTTTCTGAGCTTCAGCCATGATCACTTACCTGCCTGCTGGTTGAGCACAGTCTTGACACGAGCGATGTCGCGCTTGACTTGCGAGAGCAGGTGAGACTGCCCCAACTGGCCAGTCGCCTTCTGCATACGCAGATTGAACTGGTCCCGCAGCAGCTCGAGCAGTTGCTCGTTCAGCTGCTCAACGGATTTTTCACGAAGTTCATTCGCTTTCATCACATCACCGTCCGCTTAAC
This DNA window, taken from Pseudomonas sp. FeN3W, encodes the following:
- the rpoA gene encoding DNA-directed RNA polymerase subunit alpha gives rise to the protein MQSSVNEFLTPRHIDVQVVSPTRAKITLEPLERGFGHTLGNALRRILLSSMPGCAVVEAEIDGVLHEYSAIEGVQEDVIEILLNLKGIAIKLHGRDEVTLSLVKKGAGAVTAADIQLDHDVEIVNGDHLIANLAANGSLNMKLKVARGRGYEPADARQSDEDESRSIGRLQLDATFSPVRRVAYVVENARVEQRTNLDKLVIDLETNGTLDPEEAIRRAATILQQQLAAFVDLKGDSEPVVVEQEDEIDPILLRPVDDLELTVRSANCLKAENIYYIGDLIQRTEVELLKTPNLGKKSLTEIKDVLASRGLSLGMRLDNWPPASLKKDDKATA
- the rpsK gene encoding 30S ribosomal protein S11; this encodes MAKPAARPRKKVKKTVVDGIAHIHASFNNTIVTITDRQGNALSWATSGGSGFRGSRKSTPFAAQIAAERAGQAALEYGLKNLDVNVKGPGPGRESAVRALNACGYKIASITDVTPIPHNGCRPPKKRRV
- the rplQ gene encoding 50S ribosomal protein L17 is translated as MRHRKSGRHLSRTSAHRKAMFQNMAVSLFEHELIKTTLPKAKELRRVAEPLITLAKEDSVANRRLAFDRTRSKAAVGKLFNDLGKRYATRQGGYLRILKCGFRAGDNAPMAYVELVDRPVTGEVEAAE
- a CDS encoding catalase, which gives rise to MTDKPKLTTVAGAPVSENQNSMTAGRRGPMLLQDVWFLEKLAHFDREVIPERRMHAKGSGAFGEFVVTRDITRYTKAKLFSEIGKRTPLFARFSTVAGERGAADAERDIRGYALKFYTEEGNWDMVGNNTPVFFFRDPLKFPDLNHAVKRDPRTNMRSANNNWDFWTGLPEALHQITYVMGDRGIPASYRHMHGFGSHTYSFISPSNERYWVKFHFRTQQGIKNLTDAEAAAIVASDRESSQRDLFEAIERGEYPRWTMYVQVMPEADAAKVPYHPFDLTKVWPHADYPLIEVGYYELNRNPDNYFQDVEQAAFTPANVVPGISFSPDRMLQGRLFSYGDAQRYRLGVNHHQIPVNAPRCPVHSYHRDGAMRVDGNQGGRLHYEPNTYGEWREQPDFSEPPLALDGAADRYDFRADDADYFTQPGNLFRLMQTDEQQRLFENTARAMTGVERHIKLRHIKHCYLADPAYGGGIAKALDIPLEEALA
- the rpsD gene encoding 30S ribosomal protein S4, with translation MARYIGPKCKLSRREGTDLFLKSGARALESKCNIETPPGVHGQRRGRLSDYGTQLREKQKVRRIYGVLERQFSGYYKEAASRKGATGENLLQLLECRLDNVVYRMGFGSTRAESRQLVSHKSISVNGQTVNIPSYQVKAGDVVAVREKCRNQLRIAQALELCAQRGRVEWVEVDADKKSGVFKNVPARSDLSADINENLIVELYSK
- the uvrA gene encoding excinuclease ABC subunit UvrA produces the protein MDKILIRGARTHNLKNIDLTLPRDKLIVITGLSGSGKSSLAFDTLYAEGQRRYVESLSAYARQFLSMMEKPDVDTIEGLSPAISIEQKSTSHNPRSTVGTITEIYDYLRLLYARVGTPRCPDHDAPLEAQTVSQMVDQVLALPEGRKLMLLAPVIRERKGEHLAVFDELRAQGFVRARVNGKLYELDELPKLDKQKKHSIDVVVDRFKVRGDLQQRLAESFETALKLADGIALVASMEEDDDSEEIIFSARFACPICGHSISELEPKLFSFNNPAGACPTCDGLGVKQFFDAKRLVNGELTLAEGAIRGWDRRNVYYFQMLGSLASHYGFSLDEPFDSLAADHQKSILRGSGRENVEFRYLNDRGDIVKRSHPFEGIIPNLERRYRETESNSVREELAKYLSTQPCPDCRGTRLRREARHVWVGDKTLPAVTAMPIGDATDYFGDLSLSGRRGEIADKILKEIRERLQFLVNVGLDYLTLDRSADTLSGGEAQRIRLASQIGAGLVGVMYILDEPSIGLHQRDNERLLGTLRHLRDIGNTVIVVEHDEDAIRLADYVVDIGPGAGVHGGRIVAEGTPDEVMAHPDSLTGKYLSGRVKINYPPQRTRRDPKKLLKLKGARGNNLRNVDLEIPVGLLTCITGVSGSGKSTLINNTLFPITATALNGATTLEVAAHDSFDGLQHLDKVVDIDQSPIGRTPRSNPATYTGLFTPIRELFAGVPEARSRGYGPGRFSFNVKGGRCEACQGDGVIKVEMHFLPDIYVPCDVCKGKRYNRETLEVKYKGKSITEVLDMTIEEAREFFDPVPAVARKLQTLMDVGLSYIKLGQSATTLSGGEAQRVKLSRELSKRDTGKTLYILDEPTTGLHFADIQQLLDVLHRLRDHGNTVVVIEHNLDVIKTADWLVDLGPEGGSKGGQIIACGTPEEVANMAQSHTGHFLKPLLERDAQPKG